TCGGCGATGTCGTCCATCGCGGCCGCGTGGTAGCCCTGGGCGACGAACACCTCCTGCGCGGCCCCGAGCAGTTGTTCACGGCGAGCGCTTCGCGGCAGTCGGGCACCGCGCGGACGCTCCTGCGCCTCCTGGATGGCCGTCACGGCGGTCCTCACTTCACGATCTGGGCGTAGCGGGCAGAGCCACTGAGTCTACTTTTCGGTAACCCGGTGCGCGCCTGGTGAAGCCGAGTAAAGCGTAGAAACAGCCTTGTCGGGAGCCCACAATACGACCAGCTTTCCCTTTGTCCACAGGGCGAGATCGGTGTGCGCACCGGTGCAGGGCCCGCCGGCATCACTACCATCGTGCTCCATGAGCGCTGAGCAGCAGGTACGGACCGCGGAGCAGGCCGGTCAGCAGGTGGGGGAGGCCGGGCCCGCGGACGGCGGGCGGCCCTTCCGCACGGTCGAGGTGCCGGGCGCCGTCCTGGCGGTCAGCCCGGCCGTCCCGCCGGCCGAGGACCTGCCGCCCGCGCTCTTCGTGCACGGTCTCGGCGGCTCCGCCGACAACTGGGCCGACCTCATGGCGGATCTCGCGGACGAGGTCGCCGGGGAGGCCCTCGACCTGCCGGGCTTCGGCTGGTCGGCGCCCCCGCTGGACGGCAACCTCACCGTCTCCGGCCACGTCCGGGCGGTGATCGGCTACCTGGAGAAGTCCGGGCGCGGGCCCGTCCACCTGGTCGGCAACTCGCTGGGCGGCGCGGTCTCGGTGCGGCTCGCCGCCCTGCGGCCCGACCTCGTCCGCAGCCTCACCCTGATCTCGCCGGCGCTGCCCGAGGTGCCGCCGCAGTACAGCGCCTGGCCCACCGCCCTGCTCGCCGTCCCCGGGGTGCCGGCGCTGCTCAGGCGCCGGACTGCGGCCGGCGCGCAGAGCGCCGAGCAGGCCACCGAGAATCTGCTGCGGCTGGTCTACGCGGACGCCGCCGCGATCCCCGCCGAGCGGCGCGAGCGCGCGGTGGCCGAGTACCGGCGCCGGCTCGGCCTGCCGTACGCGCTGCAGGCCAGCATCGGCTCCGCGCGCGGCATCGTCGCGGCCTACACCGAGCGCGGCGACCAGGCGCTGTGGCGGCAGGCCGCGCAGGTGAAGGTGCCGGTGCTGCTGGTGTACGGGATGAAGGACCGGCTGGTGTCGTACCGCTCCGCCCGGCGGGCCTGCGCGGCGTTCGCCGACGCCCGCCTGCTCGTCCTGCCGGACTCCGGCCACGTCGCCATGATGGAGCACACCGACCGGGTCGCCCGCGCCGTCCGGGACCTGCTCGCCGAGGTGTGAGCCCGCGCCGCCCGCCGCGTCGAACGCGCCGGGCGGCGCCAGGTAACGGCCTTTCACTCGTTCAGGTGTCATCCGGGCAGGTGGTCGAGGCGGTGTCGGGCAACCGCTCTACCTTCGTGCTGTCGGACCGAACAGGTGTGGGGGAGCGGCAGTGCCGCGGCCGCGGGGAGCGGGCGCGGGAGCCGGCCGAGGTCACCGGGAGAGATGTGCCCGGGCCCCTGCGTCGTCGGCCGAGTCCCCCTGCACTCCTCCGGAGGTCGTCGTGCGCATTGCTCTGCTCACCGAGGGCACGCGAACCGTAGCCCAGCGTACCGGTGGCGGCTGGTGCGGCCGGCTCGCCGGTGCGCTGGCCGAGCACGAGTTCCAGCTCTACCTGCTCGGCGCCGGCGGCGGCCCCGAGGACGCCGGGCCGGCGCCGAGCAGCCTGACCGCCGTCCACGAGCTGCCGATATGGGGCCGCCGCCCCGGCGCCGGGCGGCTCGCCGTGCACCGCCGCCCCGCCTGTGCGGCCGCCTACGAAGGCCTGGTCCGGGCCCTGGTCACGCCCGGCGAGCGGTCGCAGTTCGGCCCGGCCCTGTACCGGCTGGCCGAGCTCGCCGGGCAGGACGGCGCGCTGCCCGCCTTCCTCGCCTCCGGCCGGGCCCACCGCATCCTGGAGAAGGTCTGGCGGGCCCCCGGCGCCGAGACCGCGGCCGGCCAGCCGCTGGTCCGCGACGTCCTGGTCGCCGGCGACCTGCTGGAGCAGCTGCTGCGGCCGCTCTCCGCCCCCTGGTACGGCAGCGGCCCGACCGGCCTCGGCGGCGCCGACCTGTGCCACGTGGTCGGCGGCGGCCCGGCCGCCCTGCCCGCCCTGGTCGCCAAGCACCTGCACGGCGTGCCGTTCGTCCTCACCGAGCACGGGCTGCACCTGCGCGAGCAGTACCGCGGCTACCGCACCGCCCCGTACCGCTGGCCGGTCCGGGCCCTGCTGCTCGCCTTCTTCCGGCTGCTGAGCGCCGAGACGTACCGGCAGGCGGCGGTGCTCACCCCGGATCCGCGTACGACCGGCAGTGGCAGCTGCGCTGCGGCGCCGAGCCAGGCCGCGTCCGGGTGGTGCACGAGGGCACCCCGGAGGCCGGCCGGGAGGCGGCCGGGGCGGAGCCCGAGCGGCCCACGCTCGTCTGGGCTGGCGCCCTGGAGCCCGGCCGCGACCCCGAACTGATGCTGCACGCCTTCGCCCGGGTCCGCGCCGAACTGCCGAAGGCCAGGCTGCGGATGTACGGCGAGGAGGCCGCGCCCGGGTACCTCGCGCACTGCCGGGCGATCGCCGAACGGCTCGGCATCGCCGCCGCCGTGGACTTCGCCGGCCGCCCCACCACCACGGCCGACGCCTGGGCGGCCGGCAGCGCCGTGGTCTTCTCCGCGCTCGCCCAGCGCAGCCCTCGGCTGCTCGCCGACGCCATGCTGAGCGGCCGCGCCGTCGTCGCCACCGAGGTCGGGGTCGCCGCCGAGGTGCTCGGCCCGGCCGGGCTGCTGGTGCCGCCGCGCAGCCCGCAGGCGCTGGCGGCGGCCTGCGTCGCCCTGCTCACCGACGACGAGCGGCGGGCCAGACTCGGCCTGGCCGGCCGGCTGCGCGCCCAGGAGCGCTTCGCGCTGGAGCCGGAGACGACGGCGTTCCGGGAGATCTACCTGGAGCTGGTGTCCCGCTGGCCGGCCTTCCCGGCCGCAGGGCGGCAGCCGTTCGCCCGCCCCGCCGAGTACTGGGTCGGCGGGGCGCCGGCCACGCCGCCGGCCGCCGAGCGGCAGACCGCGCCGGCCGGCCCGCCGGTGGCCGCCGTGCCGGCCGAGGCGCTCGCGGAGGCGATCTGATGGGCCGCGTCCCGGCGGCCGCCCCCGCCGGTGTCCCGCCCGCGGCACCGCCGTCCTCGGACCCGGTCCGGGCGCTGATGGCCGAGCACCGCGAGCTCTGCGAACAGGCCGTCGACTCCCTGGACATCGCGGCCGGCCTGGAGGACGCCGGGATCGCCGACAGCGTGGCGCACCGCTACCGCCACGCCGACGTCTTCGGGCTCGCCGAGGAGCTGTACGCCCGGGTGGAGCGCCGGCCCGCCGAGCCGGCCGCCCCACCCGCCGCCGTGCCGTGGGGCGGCCCGGCGCTCCGGGCGGCCGGCCGTGCGCTGCTGCACCTGCCCGCGGTCGCCGTCCTGGCCGCGCTGCCCTGGCTGACCGCCGTGGCGGGCCCGGTGGGCGCGGCGCCGGCGCTGCTCCTGGCGGCCGGCTGGCTCGCGCTCGCCGCGCCGGCCGCGGGTGCGGCCGACCGGCTCGGCTACGGGGTCGGTGCGGCACTGCTGCTCGCCGCGGGGTCGGCCGGCGGGGCCGGGGCCGCCGCGGCCGTCGCGCTGGGCACCGCGTCCGCCGACCTCGCCGCCCGGCGGCTGCGCCGGACGGGGCTGGCGCACCTCGGGGCGACGGCGACCATCACCGGCTTCCGGGCCCGGATGCGCCCGCTGCTGCCGCTCGCCGCGGCGGCGCAGCTCGCCGTGGTCGGAGCGCTGACCCTGGCCCTGCGGCCGCCCGCCGCGACACCCGCCGGT
The Kitasatospora paranensis genome window above contains:
- a CDS encoding alpha/beta fold hydrolase encodes the protein MSAEQQVRTAEQAGQQVGEAGPADGGRPFRTVEVPGAVLAVSPAVPPAEDLPPALFVHGLGGSADNWADLMADLADEVAGEALDLPGFGWSAPPLDGNLTVSGHVRAVIGYLEKSGRGPVHLVGNSLGGAVSVRLAALRPDLVRSLTLISPALPEVPPQYSAWPTALLAVPGVPALLRRRTAAGAQSAEQATENLLRLVYADAAAIPAERRERAVAEYRRRLGLPYALQASIGSARGIVAAYTERGDQALWRQAAQVKVPVLLVYGMKDRLVSYRSARRACAAFADARLLVLPDSGHVAMMEHTDRVARAVRDLLAEV
- a CDS encoding DUF3492 domain-containing protein, with the protein product MRIALLTEGTRTVAQRTGGGWCGRLAGALAEHEFQLYLLGAGGGPEDAGPAPSSLTAVHELPIWGRRPGAGRLAVHRRPACAAAYEGLVRALVTPGERSQFGPALYRLAELAGQDGALPAFLASGRAHRILEKVWRAPGAETAAGQPLVRDVLVAGDLLEQLLRPLSAPWYGSGPTGLGGADLCHVVGGGPAALPALVAKHLHGVPFVLTEHGLHLREQYRGYRTAPYRWPVRALLLAFFRLLSAETYRQAAVLTPDPRTTGSGSCAAAPSQAASGWCTRAPRRPAGRRPGRSPSGPRSSGLAPWSPAATPN
- a CDS encoding glycosyltransferase, whose product is MHEGTPEAGREAAGAEPERPTLVWAGALEPGRDPELMLHAFARVRAELPKARLRMYGEEAAPGYLAHCRAIAERLGIAAAVDFAGRPTTTADAWAAGSAVVFSALAQRSPRLLADAMLSGRAVVATEVGVAAEVLGPAGLLVPPRSPQALAAACVALLTDDERRARLGLAGRLRAQERFALEPETTAFREIYLELVSRWPAFPAAGRQPFARPAEYWVGGAPATPPAAERQTAPAGPPVAAVPAEALAEAI